A genomic stretch from Planctomycetaceae bacterium includes:
- a CDS encoding O-antigen ligase family protein, with protein MKGLVFTWLLTVVGVSSSIVSPFYGFIAYVALAILKPDSLWEHSISGGRFSLIVAMSMLLSWGFRGCGNWNLGRARGITLCFIGFWIWAILGALTADVPGPAWFFVEEVARILLPFLVGITSIRSVSDLRKLVWVIVLCEGYVCFEMNMWYFRGYNYLWHVGFAGMDNNSVAIGFVAVLGLCIFLFFSAENLLQRVVVVVCAAFIAHAIQFSFSRGAMLAAVLTSGICFFIMQKTTRHYVLFGGGLLLALMVAGPQVRERFLQTFEKKDGKYEASAQSRLDLWKDCYTLFKRDPIMGCGPNHWPLHAESFGWTPYKEAHSLWVQTATEMGIPGISLLAGFYVLCIWRCFWMLRSLTPEDDPLLADFARMTIASLCGFGVAAQFVSLETLEIPYYVNLVGAGTLMLHSRQRRERGRMMEPNSYAIAEPATTGFSNAGFSTAMNVDAADVFSNAEPRPSFDRSGFFNVETESWATGSTHAADWRDQIQPGDQMNQALDDSTSPSLTVALNEFETSDGQSDFSHPDSRVGILN; from the coding sequence GCGATTCAGCCTGATCGTCGCTATGTCCATGCTCCTGAGCTGGGGCTTTCGCGGGTGTGGAAACTGGAACCTGGGCCGGGCCAGAGGCATCACGCTCTGTTTTATTGGTTTCTGGATCTGGGCGATTCTCGGCGCGCTGACGGCCGATGTTCCGGGGCCCGCCTGGTTTTTTGTTGAAGAGGTTGCACGAATTCTGCTGCCCTTTCTGGTCGGCATCACCAGCATCCGAAGTGTCAGCGATCTGCGAAAACTGGTGTGGGTGATTGTTCTTTGCGAAGGCTACGTCTGCTTTGAAATGAATATGTGGTACTTTCGTGGCTACAACTACTTGTGGCACGTTGGTTTCGCTGGCATGGATAACAATTCCGTAGCGATTGGTTTTGTGGCCGTCCTCGGATTATGCATTTTCCTGTTCTTCTCCGCAGAGAATCTGCTACAACGAGTCGTTGTCGTGGTCTGTGCTGCATTCATCGCGCATGCGATTCAGTTCTCGTTTTCCCGTGGAGCCATGCTGGCGGCGGTGCTTACCTCGGGCATCTGCTTCTTCATCATGCAGAAAACGACTCGCCACTATGTCTTGTTCGGTGGCGGACTGTTACTGGCACTGATGGTGGCAGGACCACAGGTGCGGGAACGTTTCCTGCAGACGTTTGAAAAGAAGGATGGCAAGTACGAAGCCTCCGCGCAAAGCCGACTCGACCTCTGGAAAGACTGTTACACGCTGTTTAAACGCGACCCGATTATGGGATGCGGGCCAAACCACTGGCCGCTGCACGCAGAGAGTTTTGGATGGACACCTTACAAGGAAGCACACAGTCTCTGGGTGCAGACTGCCACAGAGATGGGAATACCCGGGATCAGTTTGCTGGCGGGATTCTATGTTCTTTGCATCTGGCGGTGTTTCTGGATGCTGAGATCACTCACACCGGAAGATGACCCTTTGCTTGCAGACTTCGCCCGAATGACGATTGCCTCGTTATGTGGATTCGGAGTGGCTGCCCAGTTTGTGAGCCTCGAAACACTTGAGATTCCCTACTACGTCAATCTGGTTGGGGCGGGTACGCTGATGCTGCATTCTCGACAGCGTCGCGAGCGTGGTCGCATGATGGAACCCAATTCTTACGCGATTGCCGAACCTGCAACGACCGGGTTTTCGAATGCCGGATTCTCTACGGCGATGAATGTCGATGCAGCAGACGTATTTTCGAATGCGGAACCCCGGCCATCATTTGATCGCTCTGGATTCTTTAACGTCGAAACTGAGTCATGGGCGACAGGATCGACACATGCTGCAGATTGGCGAGATCAGATACAGCCCGGAGATCAGATGAATCAGGCATTGGATGATTCCACATCACCGAGTTTGACTGTTGCCCTGAATGAATTTGAGACAAGCGATGGGCAGAGCGACTTTTCACATCCTGACAGTCGCGTGGGGATCCTCAATTGA
- a CDS encoding lipopolysaccharide biosynthesis protein — protein sequence MKPVRDLLKHSSIYAIGQILTRMASVMLLPLYTNKLSPADYGVTAILDLTSSILALLIGSGMATAVTRSHFDDDSESHRDRVWWTGLAFVSVAALCVLGPLWLGRQWLSDLTLGHSQIDGAWFYSLTLMTTWAYVIGNVCDTYLRVQKWSGTFVLISLLRLLLNIGLNVWFLVGLEMGIRGLLLGNLIASVLYTVALLSVFVRTRGRVTIDMRVAKQMFRFSAPLVVTGLLCMLMHESDRYVVRMYGSMEQVGVYSLAHKIGFAVHTLCLMPFISIWHVAIYDIERQPNAKNLFSRIFTGFVSGLGVLLLGASLIVHPVLPLLTPDAYGDAIELVSVILLGFFFFGLQIQFEVPALLSKRTQLMVPGSVLGVIVNIAGNLLLVPVMGVWGAAWIGVATYAVSSLTIYAMCRNVYRIEYPWTRSLLTIAGLVATYLSVRFGVFPKTGFWGQVAVSIAVCAVWASALVGKDLLEWWQSRQESSVDVIEHSKVPGPSRDLTRV from the coding sequence ATGAAGCCCGTTCGGGATTTATTGAAGCACTCCTCCATCTATGCCATCGGTCAGATCCTGACCCGGATGGCGTCGGTGATGTTGTTGCCGCTGTATACGAACAAACTCTCCCCGGCTGATTACGGGGTGACTGCAATTCTTGATCTCACGTCGTCTATCCTCGCCCTTCTGATCGGTAGCGGGATGGCGACGGCAGTAACACGTTCTCATTTTGATGACGATAGTGAGTCACACCGGGATCGCGTTTGGTGGACAGGGCTTGCATTTGTTTCCGTCGCGGCGTTGTGTGTATTGGGGCCGCTTTGGCTTGGGCGTCAATGGCTGTCTGATTTGACGCTGGGACACTCTCAAATTGACGGCGCCTGGTTTTATTCCCTGACTTTAATGACGACATGGGCATACGTAATCGGGAATGTCTGTGATACCTATCTGCGAGTTCAGAAGTGGTCCGGCACGTTCGTGCTGATTTCGCTGTTGAGACTTCTGCTGAATATTGGACTGAATGTGTGGTTCCTCGTTGGGCTGGAAATGGGGATTCGGGGATTGCTGCTTGGCAACCTGATTGCCTCTGTCCTTTACACTGTTGCACTGCTTTCGGTATTCGTACGCACACGAGGTCGAGTGACTATCGATATGCGGGTTGCGAAACAGATGTTCCGGTTTAGCGCGCCTCTTGTCGTGACCGGGCTGCTTTGCATGCTGATGCATGAGTCCGATCGATACGTTGTGCGAATGTATGGCAGCATGGAACAGGTTGGTGTTTATTCGCTGGCTCATAAGATTGGGTTTGCCGTCCATACACTTTGTTTGATGCCATTCATTTCTATCTGGCACGTTGCAATTTACGACATCGAACGCCAGCCGAATGCAAAGAACCTCTTCTCCCGAATCTTCACCGGTTTTGTGAGCGGCCTGGGAGTGCTCTTGCTCGGGGCTTCTTTGATCGTTCACCCTGTTCTCCCTTTGCTGACTCCCGACGCCTACGGCGATGCAATTGAATTGGTCTCTGTAATTCTCCTGGGTTTCTTTTTCTTTGGTTTACAGATTCAGTTTGAGGTTCCCGCGTTATTGTCCAAGCGGACGCAGTTGATGGTACCGGGCAGTGTGCTTGGGGTTATTGTAAACATTGCTGGCAATCTGCTGCTCGTACCCGTGATGGGTGTTTGGGGAGCGGCCTGGATTGGCGTTGCGACCTATGCGGTGTCTTCGCTGACGATTTACGCCATGTGTCGCAACGTTTACCGAATTGAGTATCCGTGGACACGAAGTCTTCTGACCATCGCAGGACTGGTGGCGACTTACTTGTCTGTGCGGTTCGGAGTCTTTCCAAAGACTGGCTTTTGGGGCCAGGTTGCCGTGTCCATTGCTGTTTGCGCTGTCTGGGCTTCTGCCCTGGTGGGAAAGGATCTCCTGGAATGGTGGCAATCCCGGCAGGAATCCTCCGTTGATGTCATTGAACACAGCAAGGTCCCCGGTCCATCCAGAGATCTGACAAGGGTCTGA
- a CDS encoding formylglycine-generating enzyme family protein produces the protein MKNPFIAFACLGLTTAAVFFAMLHENAGDSAPTPPPAAQSQTEPVDGATDPSSSTEAPVLVDEPVSKDPRLKGMVWVPGGSFEMGSRDGAPDEMPVHTVQLDGFWMDKYEVTNRDFQAFVDATGYVTTAEQPPKLRSIDPESNLKDIAILEEFNQPGSICSLQLSSRDDIDPEKGAYSWWQYVAGADWKHPEGKESNIDDRQNHPVVHVSWLDVQEYCQWAGKTLPSEAQWEYAARGGRQNQTYPWGKERNPDGKWLHNIWQGEFPVTNTEADGFRQTSPVGAFPANEFGLFDMSGNVWEWCADYYQPAYYTESPIRNPPGPSKSFDPQEPGIIKRVQRGGSFMCSEQYCVGYRVSSRMKGEQDTGAFHTGFRCVVTPEMLKSTLVSSTP, from the coding sequence GTGAAGAACCCTTTCATCGCCTTTGCCTGCCTAGGCCTTACGACTGCAGCCGTCTTCTTTGCGATGCTGCATGAGAATGCCGGGGATTCCGCTCCGACTCCTCCTCCGGCTGCCCAATCGCAAACTGAGCCGGTTGATGGCGCTACTGACCCCTCCTCTTCGACGGAGGCGCCGGTGCTGGTTGACGAGCCGGTTTCCAAAGATCCACGCCTCAAAGGAATGGTCTGGGTGCCGGGAGGAAGCTTTGAAATGGGGAGTAGGGATGGTGCGCCAGACGAGATGCCAGTGCATACAGTTCAGTTGGATGGATTCTGGATGGACAAGTATGAAGTCACGAATCGGGACTTTCAGGCGTTCGTAGATGCAACCGGATACGTAACGACGGCGGAGCAACCTCCGAAACTCAGAAGCATTGATCCTGAGTCAAATCTGAAAGACATCGCTATTCTCGAAGAATTTAATCAACCCGGGTCCATCTGCAGTTTGCAGCTTTCAAGCCGGGACGACATTGATCCGGAGAAAGGCGCCTACAGCTGGTGGCAGTACGTTGCGGGGGCCGATTGGAAGCATCCGGAGGGTAAGGAATCCAACATCGACGATCGTCAGAATCACCCTGTTGTTCACGTCAGCTGGCTGGATGTGCAGGAATACTGTCAGTGGGCAGGCAAAACGCTGCCATCGGAAGCTCAATGGGAGTACGCAGCTCGAGGAGGCCGACAGAACCAGACGTATCCGTGGGGAAAAGAACGAAATCCCGATGGCAAGTGGCTTCATAACATCTGGCAGGGAGAGTTCCCTGTCACCAACACCGAGGCGGACGGGTTCAGGCAGACGTCGCCAGTTGGGGCCTTCCCTGCCAACGAATTCGGCTTATTTGACATGTCGGGAAATGTTTGGGAGTGGTGTGCCGACTACTATCAACCGGCCTACTACACCGAAAGTCCGATTCGTAATCCTCCCGGTCCATCGAAAAGCTTTGATCCCCAGGAACCGGGCATTATCAAGCGCGTTCAGCGGGGGGGATCGTTCATGTGCAGCGAGCAATACTGCGTCGGCTATCGGGTTTCATCCCGCATGAAGGGCGAACAGGACACCGGTGCATTTCATACCGGATTCCGATGTGTTGTGACACCAGAAATGCTCAAATCCACACTGGTCAGCAGCACACCATGA
- a CDS encoding acyltransferase yields the protein MRRLLKTICNCLCGLVVAPAVVLFRLQSQMGQRDAFCGWMQFLSLLPGRMGVLLRHAFLRCTSGGCGKDAHVGFGTLFSHAGVSIGARSYIGNACSIGEVTIEDDVLIASHVSIMNGCQQHGTERLDVPIREQAGVYLPVTIGQNSWIGERAIVAASVGRHCIIGAGSLILKPVPDFCVAVGVPARVVRDRRVTVHGPMAESDDTLEEQIVSDVEITIGEMNSVGRLRNEGLPLKDCPAD from the coding sequence ATGCGACGACTACTTAAAACGATTTGTAACTGCCTGTGCGGTCTTGTAGTTGCCCCGGCGGTTGTCCTGTTTCGTCTGCAGAGCCAGATGGGGCAGCGAGATGCGTTCTGCGGCTGGATGCAGTTTCTGAGCCTGTTGCCCGGTCGCATGGGCGTGTTGCTTCGGCATGCATTCTTACGATGCACATCGGGCGGGTGTGGAAAGGATGCTCACGTTGGCTTTGGAACACTATTTTCGCATGCCGGTGTTTCAATCGGCGCTCGTTCTTACATCGGAAACGCCTGCTCTATTGGTGAAGTGACTATCGAAGACGATGTCCTGATTGCCTCTCATGTATCGATCATGAATGGTTGCCAGCAGCATGGCACAGAACGACTCGATGTGCCGATCCGTGAACAGGCTGGTGTCTACCTTCCTGTTACGATTGGTCAGAACTCATGGATTGGTGAACGGGCGATTGTGGCGGCAAGCGTTGGAAGGCACTGCATCATCGGGGCGGGCTCATTGATCCTCAAACCTGTTCCCGACTTCTGTGTTGCAGTGGGGGTGCCAGCAAGAGTTGTTCGCGATCGCCGAGTCACTGTGCATGGGCCGATGGCCGAATCGGACGACACGCTTGAAGAACAGATCGTGTCCGATGTGGAAATCACAATTGGCGAAATGAATTCCGTCGGACGATTGCGAAATGAGGGTCTGCCGTTGAAAGACTGTCCTGCCGATTGA